The Kordia sp. SMS9 DNA window AAAGCAGTTTCGCTTGTAATTGTTGGAATCCGATTCACTTTTTCCAACGCTGCCAACGCTACTGGAAATTTCACACTACTTGCAGGATAAAAATATGCAGAATCGTTCACTTGAAAGCTAAAATTAGTGCCTTCAGCATCTGTGACCATAATTTGAATTTCGTGTGCATCTAGATGTTGCATCACGTTTTGAATCTTTTCTGAATCGGCTGAAAGCGCAAACAAAATGGGATCGTCATTTTTTGTATCTTCCATACAACTCATACACACCAAAAACAATAATAAAAGTACTTTTTTCATCGAACAGCTATAAATGTTTTTACAAGATACTATTTTATCTAAAGAGTTGAAATTTTTTAAAATGTTACATAAAAAAAAGTGCCTGCACTACACAGACACTTTGCCAACACTTAGATTTTCCTAAAATCACACTGCTTTAGGAACACTTTTTTTCTTTTTCTGAAGCGAAAAATCAACTTCTACTTGATTGTGTAAAATATCGTCAAATGTTTCTCTTTTTCGTATCAAATGTGCTTCGTTTTGGAACCATAATACTTCCGCCGGACGGTAACGTGAATTGTAATTACTCGCCATGGAAAAGCAATACGCACCTGCATTGTTGAACTTTAAAATATCGCCTTCGCGGATTTCACTAATTCTTCGATTGTTACCAAAGGTATCGGTTTCGCAGATGTAGCCAACGACAGAATAATACCGTTCGCGACCATTTGGATTGGAAATATTTTCGATATGATGATACGAATTGTACAACATCGGGCGAATTAAGTGATTGAAACCACTGTCGATTCCCGCAAAAACAGTTGAGGTTGTTTGTTTTACAACATTGACTTCCGCTAGAAAATAACCAGCTTCACTCACTAAAAATTTTCCTGGTTCAAAGTTGAGCGATAATTCTTTTCCGTATTCTTTACAGAAATCATTGAAACGTACGCTTAGTTTTTGTCCCAATTCTTCGATGTTGGTTTGAATGTCATCTTTTTTATACGGCACTTTAAATCCGCTACCAAAGTCGATAAAATCTAAATTCTTAAAATTTGTTGCCGTTTTAAATAGAATTTCAGAAGCATATAAAAACACATCAATGTCTAAAATATCGCTTCCCGTATGCATGTGAATTCCGTTGATGTGCATTCCTGTCAACGCTACAATGCGCAATACGTGCGGAATTTGATGTATGGAAATTCCAAACTTTGAATCAATATGTCCGACAGAAATGTTGTGATTTCCTCCAGCCATTACGTGCGGATTGATACGAATACATACAGGAATCGTAGGATGTTTGCTGCCAAATTGTTCTAAAATAGAAAGATTGTCAATATTTATTTTGACGCCTAATTGTGCTGCGTGTTCAATTTCTTGAAGTGATACACCATTGGGAGTGTACATGATATCCTCTGCATCAAAACCTGCAGCCAAGCCTAATTGCACTTCTTGAATGGAAACGGTGTCCAATCCCGCGCCAAGCGATTTCATTAACTTTAATATGCTCAAGTTTGACAATGCTTTTACGGCATAATGTAACTTTAATTTAGGTACAGTCTGGAAAGCGCTTGTCAATCGCTCATACTGAGACGTTATTTTTTCGGCATCGTATACGTATGTCGGATTGCCAAATTCTTGTGCTATAGCTAGCAAATCTGATTCTTTCATGGTACTAATTTTCGAATTCAAAACTATATTAAATTCAAATTACAATAAAAAAATTATTTAAAAAATATAAAAATAACACAAAAAGTTAGATTTATAACAATTCATGTTTTTCATCAAACTTCTGTATGGAAGTGTATCGAAATTTATAAAACGCGACTGCTATTCGTGCAATTTTAATGTGAGAAGTCTTAAATTTAAGAAATAAAATAAATGTATACTCATGAAAAAATTACAATTAAAAAAATTAGTACTTCATCTTAGAACAATTTCTAAATTCGAATCATTACACATACATGGTGGACATCCTACGGAGGAGCCAAGTGAAGGAGCGCAATGTGCATCAGACGATTGCGGACCTAAAAGTAAGACCAAAAACAATTAACTTTAAGTAAAAATTACTACAAAAAATTATCTAAATTATCACTAACATTTAAAACCATGAAAAAAAGAAGCATTAGTACTTTGCAATTGAATAAAAGAACAATTAGTGAATTACAAGCGTTAGGTGGACGTGCAGCGGAAACTACTACATGTCCAACGGAAAGTGGTTGTAGTTGCGATACTTGT harbors:
- the lysA gene encoding diaminopimelate decarboxylase — its product is MKESDLLAIAQEFGNPTYVYDAEKITSQYERLTSAFQTVPKLKLHYAVKALSNLSILKLMKSLGAGLDTVSIQEVQLGLAAGFDAEDIMYTPNGVSLQEIEHAAQLGVKINIDNLSILEQFGSKHPTIPVCIRINPHVMAGGNHNISVGHIDSKFGISIHQIPHVLRIVALTGMHINGIHMHTGSDILDIDVFLYASEILFKTATNFKNLDFIDFGSGFKVPYKKDDIQTNIEELGQKLSVRFNDFCKEYGKELSLNFEPGKFLVSEAGYFLAEVNVVKQTTSTVFAGIDSGFNHLIRPMLYNSYHHIENISNPNGRERYYSVVGYICETDTFGNNRRISEIREGDILKFNNAGAYCFSMASNYNSRYRPAEVLWFQNEAHLIRKRETFDDILHNQVEVDFSLQKKKKSVPKAV